The Ptiloglossa arizonensis isolate GNS036 chromosome 4, iyPtiAriz1_principal, whole genome shotgun sequence genome contains the following window.
TTTTCGAGTTCGTTCTACGTGGTATCGAAGCCCCGAGAAAGAACGAACTTAATTCgcattcgtttctccctttcaattgtaacgtgtaacgcaattTACACCTGAATAAATTATTCCATCCACGAAACGAATCTGTCCTTCATTGTCCCTTTGTCCtgtttaaacgtaatacgttcgatggtgtaaaaaaaaacaattgtttCAAGCGTTTACTAAATTTTCTCACGGAAGTACACTGTAGCCAAAGAGATACACAATCTCGCGAATTTCTGAAACGGTGACACGACTTCCGGGAAATTTCGCGAATTGAAGTACTTAAGATTTTAtcaaatcgtttcattttttatttatcgataatagAATATACCTTTCTCGTTCGTCGGTTACAAATGTCTCGTGCAAATATTCGTGTCGTTGATAGACGGTAGAAATCAGAATTGATATCGTGGtaatgcgtgagaatgaaagAGATTGCGTGTTGTCAGGAGAGAATCCGAAGTGTTTGGGACAGATGAGCGAGCGAGGTGTGAAATAAGAGCGATTGAGATAGCACCGTATTGGGAAATTTTCGACGcacgtgaccagatgcatggagtgtaagagattaagaattagaatgaaagggaattaatgcgtgtgagaatataaggtgcgagagaagagCGTTTAGGGCAGTTATTGGCAGTCAAGAGtagtcattgttggaaaattgtcacgTCGCGTGAAGAAAaaatagcgtagtcagcgtggttAGTGAAGCCAGCAGttgtcagcgtggtcagcgtggtcactgtagtcagcgtagtcagcgtggtcagcgtggtcagcgtggtcagcgtggtcactgtggtcagcgtagtcagcgtggtcaacgtagttattaattgtatgGTACGAGAGAAGAGTATTTAGGGCAGCTTTCATTGttgaaaaattgtcgaagcgtgtcgtgtcgcgtgAAGAAAAAACAACGTAATTAGCAGAGTCAGCGTGGTCactagtcagcgtagtcagcgtagtcagcgtggtcagcgtggtcagcgtagtcagcgtggtcagcgtggtcagcgtggtcagcgtggtcagcgtagtcagcgtagtcagcgtggtcagcgtggtcagcgtggtcagcatGATCAGCGTGGTcaacgtagttattaattgtatgGTACGAGAGAAGAGTATTTAGGGTAGCTTTCATTGttgaaaaattgtcgaagcgtgtcgtgtcgcgtgAAGAAAaaacagcgtagtcagcgtagtcagcgtggtcagggtggtcagcggagtcagcgtggtcagcgtggtcagcgtagttattaacTGTGAGCTCTGTaaatgttttgttcctactaccaCTTCATTCATTACACGTATATCCCAAACCTTTGTACACACGTATTTTATAACCACCGTCAGCACTAACTAAATAAATTCCCACAATATCATATTCTGTCTGTTTCGACAATTCGTCCAACCACCGACAAGATCGAGAAGTGTTCATTTCGTATCGCGTCCGTGACTCCGTCTTCTCCGCAAAAATAATTCAACGTAAAAAACCACGCGTTACACAACCTTGCCAATCGATCAACGTTTACCATGGATCGACGTGGTGTCGCATCGAAGTCACGGGTCATCGCGTCGATAACAGAATCGCGATAAGAGGGTCACGACGCGGAAATTTTTCAGTCGCCGCGAGACGGATTTCTGACGTTTGGGTGTTTATCAATCGACGAGTTCTACGCGTGATCCAACAGTGTGTTCCGCCGCGGCCGCGGAAATGTCGGTGTCGCTcgcgaacgacgatcgaacACGCGACCAACCGGTCGACAGACTTCCGCGGTATACCGTGGTGCTGCTGGGTGAGATTCCTGAGAACGGATGAATTCTTTATTCCGCGTGAAATCAAAACCAGCCTGCTCCGACCTATCGTTTGCCCCGTGGGAATCGGTTTCGTGCGAGCGCGAAGCAAATGTACAGGAAGGAACTGGAAAGAATGCACTCGTCGAGAGAAACGTCTTTTCGTCCATAAATTCCAACTTCACGGTACCCGTGCTATCATTCGTGCAAAATTCTACGTAATAattgactgacctaacccagatctgaCATAACATTTTGCAAAGATTCGGATAAACGAATTTAAATTGCATccatgtgcattctttccagctcttcgttatacattgtgttCGACTGCGTTCTCAAATTGTTTGCAACGGTtactttttcttaaaaaaaaaaaaattgaaatccaaAATCGTagattgtttgaaaaaaaaaatttgaaatccaAAATCGTAGACTGTTTCAAATCGGATCACTTTTTGCGGCTTTGCGTATTTTTATTTGAGTAGATTGTACACGAAGGTGATATGTACTGACCTAACTCATATCTGACATAACTTTTCGCAAAGATTCGGATAAACGAATTTGCATTGCATCCATGAGCATTCTTTCCAGctcttcgttatacattgtgttCGACTGTGTTctcaaattattcgcaacggttactttttcttaaaaaaaaaaaatttgaaatccaAAATCGTAGACTGTTTGTAATCGCATCATTTTTTGCGCATTTGCGTATTTTTGTTCGAGTAGATTGTACACGAAGGTGATATGTACACACGCGTCTGAGTAAGTAGAATGAGCTGGCTAACCAAAATGTCTGACACAATACTCACTCGTGTCTAACCAGTCACGGGTACATACCACTTATCTTTGCGCGAGCAGGTAGTGGTATTCCAGAAGAAACGAAAGATCAGTTCCAAGTTAAAAATAACACGGTGCTATGAATAAATATCGATAGCACGTTTTAAGGAGGCTGATTAAGATACTTGTACCCAATATCACTTGTAGTTTTTTTCAGAACTCATCTTTCCTTTCCCGTACAGTACATAATATTATTGAGTCGTTTTAAGTATTGAACTGGTTCTTTTAAAGTAACCgttaaaattgtgaataaatattcataattaaagtCTTCGAGACGTCTCCTGTCACAACAACCTGGGAATATTGATAAACAAGGGTCAATAATCGTTGTTAAAATTTAACTCGTCTCCGATGAGACCTTGAGCCTTTAACgcgaaatattttatcattaaatCCACTCACATCGACTGATACGTTCGGTGATCGGTCTTTGAAATACTTGcaaaatattagattgttcggaaagtcattacttttttttttttttttttggtaaaaatgaaacacgatttttttcgagtgtataaacatttgacatATACTTGCACAGGAAAGaatgagaaaaataaaagaagaagattGATATACGACGAGCATGAGTGTGGCCATGTGCAATGAATAAGATGTGAATATTAGTGAAATTAAGTACAAAGtatgttatatatataataaatatatattgcaaTGAGTAAGATGtgaatattagtaaaattaagtacaaagtatttatatatataataaatatatattgcaaTGAGTAAAATGtgaatattagtaaaattaagtaGAAAGtgtgtaatatatataataaatatatattgggttgttcggaaagtcacttcgtttttttcggtgaaaatgaaacacgattcttttcgagcgtacgaacattttattaattcattttatgaatttataaacattttattaaattatatattctccattttggaaaacgaaacgactttcggaACGACCTAATATTTTAtacccgaaaaaaaaaaaaaccgtagcCACCCTACCCGCGTTTTCGATTGGTACGTATCTTGCGTGGACCTCGCCAGCGTTGTCGATCCTTGGTAAAATTGACCAGTTGACGTACACCGAACAGGAAAGTTCATGGATCTGTGCCTCGGTGGCTGTCGGCGCCACGGTTGGCAGCCTGCCAGCGAAGATAATTGCTGACAAGATCGGTCGTAAGAAGAGCATTCTGCTGAGCAGCCTGGTGTTATCGTTGTGCTGGTTCGTTATTGGGTTTGCACGGAGCAAACTATGGTGGGTACTGTATCTTTACCACCCACCGCAAATATTAACGTCCGTTCCCCCGTCTATTCTATTCTCCAGAAATGAAACACCGCGAGATTAGGTTTAAGTAAACACGATTACCGGATCCAATTTATCAGACACCCcgggaaatttatttcgaattatcGTCGCAGTTTTACGTCCGTTCGCTCTTCGCTACAGTACACGTGCGAGAAGATTGCACTCGGTGTCACAATAGGAGCCATTTGTTCAGAGGTTCGCAACTCCAAATGTAATTTTCTCGCGCACGTATTGTACATGCACGAATCAATCTTTGGAATTTGGAACTTTGCACAGTCACTTGTGTACATATTGATAGGTTATGTAAATTATACACGATGCAAGCTACTGTGCATGGATTGTCGAAAAATATGCATCGAAACGTGTAAAGGTTACATTAGATATATATCTTTGGAATTTGGAACTTTGCACAGTCACTTGTGTACACATTGATAGGTTATGTAAATTATACACGATGCAAGCTACTGTACATGGATTGTCGAAAAATATGCATCGAAACGTCACTGTAAGGGTTATATTAggacgattgaaaaattataaaatatgtattgtATCGATATTACTTTTTAAGGCTATTCGTGTCGCGTTTTGTGGCTGGTGTAGCGTGCGGTGGGTCCTCTGCAGTGGTTCCAATGTTCCTTTTCGAAATCGCGAACGAGACCGTCAGAGAATCATTGTGGACGATTTTCCAGTTTCAAGTCGCTCTTGGAGTTCTGTTCGCGTACGTCACAGGTGAGCACTGTTTCAACAAAGACGAGCAATGTTTAACAGGACCCACGAACGCGCAGGTTTTAGCAACAGTGTGCCCGCCATGTCGCTTTTGTGTGCCTTGGTACCTGGAGTTCTGTTACTCGCGTCTCATTTGATGACCGAATCACCTGTTTGGCTGATCGCGCAGGATAGACGAACAGAAGCCGATGAAATAGCGACACGACTCGGAGGAGGACATTATTTAACCGAAGAAGAAGCATGCACTTTTCAAGGGGCCACCATTTTGGAACTAAGACGGCACAGAAGGGCGACAATGATCGCTCTAGGTAAAATTGTGACAatgttaaaagaaagaaaacgaaagaatcgaaactATCAGtgatccccgctttcaagtaacgatTTTTACCTCGGATACGAGTAACGAAATTATCCCTGCTTGTGCTCGGATGGTACTAGCGTGATATTTTTGTTGGCCTCGGTTCGAAGTTCAAATCGCTACCTACCTCGCTTTCAAGCACATCGACACTCACTTGAAAGCGAGGATTATTGTATAATCGATTTATAGAAAGATCTATAGAATCTTATAGAGGGAACAACGGTACTATTTATGTTGTTATCGATCTTCTTTCAGGCATGATGATCTTCCAACAGTTATCAGGGGTGAACGCTCTCGTTTCCTACGCGACGGTGATATACAAACGCATAGGATTCCCCTTAAGCTGGGCAACTTCTTCGCTTATCCTGGGATTGACGTACGTGATCGCTACACTGCTTTCGAAAAGCCTCATCGATCGTGTCGGCAGGAAACTTCTGTTGTTCCTCAGCATGTCCACCATGTCTGTTTGTATGTTCATTATATCAGGATATTTTCGTCTGCAGGTGagctcgttctttctttctcgaaaaaCTATGCAATATCGATGAAACATACGAGTACCTAGACAATAATAACGACTCGATTTGATTTGTACCTCGTTTGTATAGAATTGTTcgaattagacaatttttaaatcgaagaacaactaatttttcttcgatttctatttaattatttaatctctCTCCGCTGTGATctggttaaataaattttgaggGTACTTTTCCGAAGAATAAACAAACTCCGATTCTGATTTTAGATTCTGTTATTGTTTATCTCGTTCTAGAACACGCACAGCGTGTCGGTGTTCAGCTGGTTGCCATTTTTCTGTGTCCCGATCTTCGTGACCGCTTTCAGTGTCGGTTCTGGACCGATACCTTGGATcatcgttgaaaaaatatttccaaaagacGTGAAATCGACAGCCATTTTCGCGAGTACGATTTGCAACTGGACGTCGATGATTGTTGCGATTAAATGTTTCCAAGACATGGTGGACTCAATGGGAATCTCGTCGACGTTCGCCGCGTTTGGAATGGTCAGTTTGATCGGTACCGTGTTCGTTGCTGTATTGGTACCGGAAACGGAAGGAAAGAGCATCGAGGAATTGCAGATTGAACTGCACCAAGGACAGCAGGATAACGTGATCTGTATCTAAAACGTCTTCGCTCGCACGAaatgatacaaataataattaaagtaacgtaaattctgtaaataataataatatataagaaaaataaatcgaaagagatgaaaatgataaaaataataataattaaattgaaGTAACGTAAAGTCtgtcaataataatatataagaaaaataaatcaaaagagatgaaaatgataataataataattaaattaaagtaACGTAATCTTtgtcaataataatatataagaaaaataaatcaaaagagatgaaaatgataaaaataataataattaaattaaagtaACGTAAATTCtgtcaataataatatataagaaaaataaatcaaaagagAGTTAAAGATCCATTATTGgtcaatattaaatatatatatatatatatatatatatatatatatatatatatatatatatatatatatgttgatTATTGACGATCCAAAATTGGAGGCTATCTTCAAGAAAATTAGGTTACGAAACAAcaaatatctaaaaataaagaTGTTACACATACTTATGGTATAAATGGAAATATATACTCCAGATAATTCTAGTTTCATAACCGACCCCCTTTGAAGATGGCGTTCAATAATAAACTGAAAACTTACTGTACACATGGGCTGATCAATAACGGATCTTAACTAAGGTAAAGTTTACGATACCAGAGAAGCCGTGGAGAAGATATTATATTCCAACGTGAATTATGTTTCGAGAAAGCAGTGGAAACTTCCACGGCTTAAAGGTTTCGGTAAATTATTGTGGTAGAATGTCGATTTATTTACGACTGCACGTAATTGGATTGTGGTTGTATTCGAAAATTTAATTAGACTCTTTCCTTCCAAGTTGCACGCGGCTGTGGCGGAGAATTGTTGAAATTGGCTTCCGGATATAATTGACTAATTGAATTTTGAATACACGAGCTCCGGTGTAAGTGATTTTAGGAACAATCGAGCAACTAAACTGGGgatggaaaataaaacgaatgtTCAAGCTCGGAGAATTGAAAAAATCAGGCTTTTTCGCCATTAACGTcctgtaaaaaaatacaaattttaactaACCAATTTGactaaacgaagaaaaaaagacaagTTAATATAGTACGTAATTTAACATACAGTAGCTGTACGATACAGTTACTTAATGTAGCAgttgtaatataataaaatacaaaaagtaTAATACACACAACTCAGAGTCAAAGAAATCTCAAACAATGCGAATTAGAagtctaaaataaataaaattgatatcaGAATAGTATAATCGATGTAACTTctacaaattttcttcgattaacTCGAAGAAAAACTTTCCGCTCGAAATCATTCGATGACGAAAGACACATAACATTTGTTCCAAAATTTTCCACCTATCGTTGCAAAATTGCTCGTTATCCAATCGTCGGTGTATATATTGTTCGTACGTACCTGTGAACTAGCTTCTCCGAGGAATCCTGAAATCTGTAATCCATAGGAGAGAAAAGAACGCCTGGACGTTTAACGATCATGGATTTTATTCGCATGTTTATTTCCATTCGTTCGATACGTATGCAGACGATATATCACATAATACAATGAACCGCGCACTGAATTCGATAGCTCGGTTTATCGGACGTCCCTCTGCCCCCGACGAATCGCGCGTGATCTGCGTCCGAATCACGATAATAAACGCTTTGGAAAAAATCTGAATACACCCGTACAAAAATTCCCGACGAGTTCTCCGTTTGAATTCCATCGATATTAACAATACTTATATTCAACGTTTCGCGTGCACGTACCTCGGTCGCGCGATACAGGACGTTTCAAAAGTCACGAGACCCTTTCGAACGTCTCGAGAGTTGCTCCACGCGAGCTTTCTTCGTTCTGTCTCTGTTATCGATACAGTTCGTGTAACGTCACGTGCTCGCGCAGAAAAACACTGTACAGTACACGGTGGTATTGACCGCGTGAATCACACGTGGAtctgaatgaaattttcgtaacTTTTGAAGCGTCCTGTAACGCGCATCGAACCCCCGTACAATGCGTCACTTGTGGTCTCGTGCGACGAGATTGGTGAACATTCGTTGAAATTGAATCTTACTCGAGGAGCAAACAAAACGTTAATAGTTTCTTGAATTCAACGCAAGTGGTCTCGTGGCTacggaatatttattcaaaatctTCGAAGTATCTACCAATGATTAGAAACGATTATCGAGGAAGAGGCAGAAAGTGCGATTTctcttgtaaaataaattaaataaaaaagattcTCACTCTTCCTCGATAATTGTTCGAGTTCATTTTGTACAGTTACACGGATGTTTCGCGATTATCGTAAACGAGCGAAAATCGTGCCCgagattatttcgaataaacattCATCGTaacgttcgattaatatttaataacacgTGTGCTCTGTATCTAACCTATCTCGTGTTGACCTTTACGAGTTACGAGTCTCGTGTGTTATACGGGGGTTCGTTACATCTGGAGGCAAAAATATTGTTCCAACACGAGAACTGTACGAATGGTACATCCGTGGaggtaaatattttcttatccaGTACAACGGGTGGTATTAATTTCTGCCCTGTAAGGGGAATACGGtacgactctctctctctctctgtatgtgtgtgtgtctctctctctctttctctccctctctctttctttctttctctctctctctttttctctctttcgaagAGTTTTTACTTTGCAACGTGGCTGAAACACTGGATGGCGCAGTTCCCGCAACGCGATGACGCGAATAATCGTTCGTTAAGTAGGGTTAGAGGAGACCGACGGTACCGTGGCGTTTGGTCGCGTGGCCGCAGTgacgccatctagcgtttcagtGACGAGATCTCCGGTTACGAAGAAGGAGTGGGGGGTTCGGGCCCCGATCGGTCGCATTCCCCTGAAACGGTAGAGATCAATCCCTTCGAGTCGGCGCGTTCGTGTCGCGGTCACGCGCTCCGAGAAGCGATCGTTTAACACTATTATCACAAATAACCAACGACGATGAACGGTAAAAAATCTACGGAAACAATGGGGCGAACGCTCGGACCGTTAACGAGAGGCCAGAGGGACCCCGTTGCTCGGTAACCAACGGATTGAATTTTCAATAGTCGCGCCAACAGGTGGGTTTGCGTTTAACA
Protein-coding sequences here:
- the LOC143145714 gene encoding facilitated trehalose transporter Tret1-like isoform X1 produces the protein MSVSLANDDRTRDQPVDRLPRYTVVLLATLPAFSIGTYLAWTSPALSILGKIDQLTYTEQESSWICASVAVGATVGSLPAKIIADKIGRKKSILLSSLVLSLCWFVIGFARSKLWLFVSRFVAGVACGGSSAVVPMFLFEIANETVRESLWTIFQFQVALGVLFAYVTGFSNSVPAMSLLCALVPGVLLLASHLMTESPVWLIAQDRRTEADEIATRLGGGHYLTEEEACTFQGATILELRRHRRATMIALGMMIFQQLSGVNALVSYATVIYKRIGFPLSWATSSLILGLTYVIATLLSKSLIDRVGRKLLLFLSMSTMSVCMFIISGYFRLQNTHSVSVFSWLPFFCVPIFVTAFSVGSGPIPWIIVEKIFPKDVKSTAIFASTICNWTSMIVAIKCFQDMVDSMGISSTFAAFGMVSLIGTVFVAVLVPETEGKSIEELQIELHQGQQDNVICI
- the LOC143145714 gene encoding facilitated trehalose transporter Tret1-like isoform X2, encoding MSVSLANDDRTRDQPVDRLPRYTVVLLATLPAFSIGTYLAWTSPALSILGKIDQLTYTEQESSWICASVAVGATVGSLPAKIIADKIGRKKSILLSSLVLSLCWFVIGFARSKLWWAIRVAFCGWCSVRWVLCSGSNVPFRNRERDRQRIIVDDFPVSSRSWSSVRVRHSNSVPAMSLLCALVPGVLLLASHLMTESPVWLIAQDRRTEADEIATRLGGGHYLTEEEACTFQGATILELRRHRRATMIALGMMIFQQLSGVNALVSYATVIYKRIGFPLSWATSSLILGLTYVIATLLSKSLIDRVGRKLLLFLSMSTMSVCMFIISGYFRLQNTHSVSVFSWLPFFCVPIFVTAFSVGSGPIPWIIVEKIFPKDVKSTAIFASTICNWTSMIVAIKCFQDMVDSMGISSTFAAFGMVSLIGTVFVAVLVPETEGKSIEELQIELHQGQQDNVICI